The Benincasa hispida cultivar B227 chromosome 9, ASM972705v1, whole genome shotgun sequence genome has a segment encoding these proteins:
- the LOC120086197 gene encoding jacalin-related lectin 19-like has protein sequence MGEIKERKEERTLSFKAKGSSGGNDWDDGVYCNIKTLEIQFGGRCIDAIRFEYEGKDGNTITPKKHGGNEGKQIIQICLNCPSEYLISVHGYHGNIYDRIGNPTNVIRSLSFETNERSLGPFGIEEGIKFSFPTTGLIKIVGFHGRSGWFLDAIGFHFLPISISK, from the exons ATGggagaaattaaagaaagaaaagaggagCGAACGCTGTCGTTTAAAGCGAAAGGAAGTAGTGGTGGGAACGACTGGGACGACGGAGTTTATTGTAACATAAAAACGCTGGAAattcaattcggaggaaggtgtATCGATGCCATTCGATTTGAATATGAAGGCAAAGATGGCAACACAATTACGCCTAAAAAACATGGTGGAAATGAAGGCAAACAAATCATTCAG ATTTGTTTGAATTGTCCAAGTGAGTATCTTATATCAGTTCATGGGTACCATGGCAACATATACGATCGAATTGGGAATCCAACGAACGTGATTCGATCACTGAGTTTTGAAACCAATGAACGAAGTTTGGGTCCGTTTGGGATTGAAGAGGGAATCAAGTTTTCGTTCCCAACTACTGGACTCATCAAGATTGTTGGGTTCCATGGAAGGTCTGGTTGGTTCCTCGATGCAATTGGATTCCACTTCCTTCCCATCTCCAtttcaaaatga
- the LOC120086189 gene encoding uncharacterized protein LOC120086189 translates to MEKLKLLEQPHSHPLTYIEERTDSREEMFCCVCKKALYPPAFVCSHCKFYIHQSCIHLPPQIRSRFHPQHSLSLTETNSDHCYCCWQMPRDCFYTCSQTYCRFIIDIKCILTIARSPGLNSIGKHFSHSHPLILEKELATRKLVVCHLCGMLLVSGPAYFCSKCNIRFHKGCAELPQEILQPNQHHHPLFLFPHAKPHSFCNSCKNQCSEFVYSCVHCNFHLHVTCRVSSNHKHNFTRLRTIISFKCLLCGSWGHDFPLFCSICHLLAHEKCAALPPSLLVIGHDCPLNFTYSHPFEDKDKLACDICRKKVEPEFAAYSCSKCSYIVHLNCAAEKYLQGLQQHDGRLYISSRSKLKTSFQTYINPLKDEDATSKSSSNKTLEVEILHSNCEQELILYKEEGNNDKQCYGCMQCYSVTIPSYSYSCVKCGFFLHKDCADLLITRKHPLHKHPLTLITTQDVAFQCHACLQFCHGYAYHCEECLYTLDLRCVLLKTKKLKHPSHRHLLSLAQNHDDQQCRGCGQTNKTVFECDDGCKDFSLDFRCATLPQKARCKFDGSLLDLTFSVEDETGEYYCDVCEEERNPSVCFYYCKTCRLAAHPECILGEYPWLKYGSYETHKHPLALVTEGKMNYSDCDHCGKPCAGNLAYECRRCKFNVHAIGHCYHEQILKGKLSFKIK, encoded by the coding sequence ATGGAGAAATTGAAGCTTTTGGAGCAGCCACACTCACACCCATTGACGTACATAGAAGAAAGAACAGACAGCCGAGAAGAAATGTTTTGCTGTGTTTGCAAAAAAGCATTGTATCCCCCAGCTTTCGTTTGCTCCCACTGCAAATTCTACATTCATCAATCCTGCATCCACCTCCCTCCTCAAATTCGCTCCCGCTTCCATCCCCAACATTCTCTTTCCCTCACCGAAACCAACTCCGACCATTGCTATTGTTGCTGGCAGATGCCCCGTGATTGCTTCTACACCTGCTCCCAGACCTATTGCAGATTCATCATTGATATCAAATGCATTCTCACTATCGCTAGAAGTCCTGGCTTGAACTCGATAGGCAAACATTTCAGCCATTCACATCCTTTGATCCTCGAGAAGGAGCTCGCTACAAGGAAGCTGGTTGTTTGCCATCTTTGTGGAATGTTGCTTGTTTCTGGTCCTGCTTACTTTTGCTCTAAATGTAATATCCGTTTTCATAAAGGTTGCGCCGAGCTGCCGCAAGAGATATTGCAACCTAACCAACACCATCACCCGCTCTTCCTTTTTCCCCATGCCAAGCCTCATTCTTTCTGCAATAGCTGCAAAAATCAATGCTCAGAGTTTGTTTATAGTTGTGTTCACTGCAATTTCCATCTCCATGTAACGTGTCGAGTATCTTCAAATCACAAACACAACTTCACCAGACTGCGGACTATAATTAGCTTTAAATGCCTGTTATGTGGTTCGTGGGGACATGATTTTCCATTGTTTTGTAGTATCTGCCATCTTTTGGCTCATGAGAAATGTGCAGCATTGCCACCATCCCTCTTGGTTATTGGACACGACTGTCCTCTCAATTTCACATACTCTCACCCATTTGAAGATAAGGACAAGTTAGCTTGCGACATCTGCAGAAAGAAGGTTGAACCAGAGTTCGCAGCATATAGTTGTTCCAAATGCAGCTACATCGTTCATTTAAATTGTGCTGCAGAAAAGTACTTGCAGGGACTACAACAACATGATGGACGTTTATATATAAGCAGCAGAAGCAAACtaaaaacttcatttcaaacctacATCAATCCGTTAAAAGATGAAGATGCCACATCCAAAAGTTCTTCAAACAAAACGCTTGAAGTTGAGATTTTGCATTCAAATTGTGAACAGGAATTAATCCTCTACAAAGAAGAGGGTAACAATGATAAACAGTGTTATGGATGTATGCAATGCTACTCGGTCACAATACCATCTTACTCTTATAGTTGTGTTAAGTGTGGTTTCTTTCTCCATAAAGACTGTGCTGATTTGCTAATTACAAGGAAGCACCCACTACATAAACATCCTTTAACACTTATCACAACCCAAGATGTGGCATTTCAGTGCCATGCTTGTCTACAGTTCTGCCATGGCTATGCCTACCACTGTGAAGAGTGTCTGTATACGCTCGACCTTCGTTGTGTTCTGCTCAAAACCAAGAAACTCAAGCATCCAAGCCACCGGCACTTACTGTCTCTTGCTCAGAACCACGATGATCAACAATGTAGGGGCTGTGGCCAGACCAACAAGACAGTGTTCGAATGTGACGATGGCTGCAAGGACTTCTCTTTAGATTTCAGATGTGCAACTCTACCCCAGAAAGCAAGATGCAAATTCGATGGTAGTTTGTTGGATCTGACTTTCTCTGTGGAAGATGAAACAGGTGAATATTACTGTGATGTATGCGAAGAAGAGAGGAACCCATccgtttgtttttattactgcaagACATGTCGTTTAGCTGCCCACCCTGAGTGCATTCTTGGGGAATATCCATGGCTTAAGTATGGATCATATGAAACTCACAAGCATCCGTTGGCTCTTGTGACCGAGGGGAAGATGAATTACTCTGATTGTGATCACTGTGGGAAACCTTGTGCTGGCAACTTGGCCTATGAATGTCGTCGCTGCAAGTTCAATGTCCACGCTATTGGGCACTGTTACCACGAGCAGATACTCAAAGGCAAACTAAGTTTCAAGATCAAGTGA
- the LOC120086194 gene encoding jacalin-related lectin 3-like isoform X1, whose product MEVGLILMSYQSHLQPFKTKISTHHGTVHHNQSNLLILKNLSSQSQPYAFLSFSQSQYFAVASLQRMEDEVVVKIGIQGCEEVARRWDDGAHSTVRQIVINHEKCIYSVNIEYDNNGESIWKPKHGGNKGSTSKVVLEYPNEYLISIHGYYSDIGKIMEKRAATPTTVIRSLTLESNTKTYGPFGMEEGTKFSFPIMEAKIVGFHGSSGWFLDAIGIYVQPISQSLQAQHKSEVEVETEIEQFSLGEYGGEGGEPWSECFQAIKQLVIHNDEHWIISIQMEYLDENGNFVWSHKHGGEGGSASQVILEFPNENLVSVHGHYKCELGTIMIRSLTFETNKTNYGPFGNEDGTKFSFPTIGLKIVGIHGRSSTSHLNAIGLLVKLIQHY is encoded by the exons ATGGAAGTGGGTCTTATTTTGATGAGCTATCAATCTCATCTCCAACcattcaaaactaaaatttctACCCACCACGGCACCGTACATCACAATCAATCCAATTTATTAATCCTAAAAAATCTCTCCTCTCAGTCTCAACCTTATGCTTTCTTATCCTTCTCACAATCGCAGTATTTTGCAGTGGCTAGTCTACAGAGAATG GAAGATGAGGTGGTGGTGAAGATTGGGATTCAAGGGTGCGAAGAGGTCGCCCGTCGTTGGGATGACGGAGCTCATTCCACCGTCAGACAGATTGTGATTAATCATGAAAAGTGTATCTACTCGGTGAACATCGAGTATGACAACAATGGGGAATCAATTTGGAAGCCCAAGCATGGGGGAAACAAGGGTTCTACTTCCAAG GTTGTTTTAGAATATCCAAACGAGTACCTGATCTCAATCCATGGCTACTACAGCGACATAGGGAAGATAATGGAGAAGAGAGCTGCAACTCCAACCACAGTGATTCGATCGCTAACTCTGGAAAGTAATACAAAAACTTACGGACCATTTGGGATGGAAGAAGGAACCAAATTTTCATTCCCAATCATGGAGGCAAAGATCGTTGGATTCCATGGCAGTTCTGGTTGGTTTCTCGATGCAATTGGGATCTACGTACAACCAATCTCTCAGTCGCTGCAAGCTCAACATAAATCTGAAGTTGAAGTTGAAACTGAGATTGAGCAATTTAGTTTGGGAGAATATGGTGGTGAAGGTGGGGAACCATGGAGTGAGTGTTTTCAAGCAATCAAACAGTTGGTGATTCATAATGATGAACATTGGATTATTTCTATCCAAATGGAATATTTGGATGAGAATGGAAACTTTGTTTGGTCTCACAAGCATGGTGGAGAGGGTGGTTCTGCATCCCAG GTTATTCTTGAATTTCCAAATGAGAATCTAGTTTCAGTTCATGGCCACTATAAGTGTGAACTAGGTACCATCATGATCCGATCCTTGACTTTTGAAACCAATAAAACTAATTATGGACCATTTGGGAATGAAGATGGAACCAAGTTTTCCTTCCCAACTATTGGGTTGAAGATTGTTGGCATCCATGGAAGATCCTCAACTTCACATCTAAATGCCATTGGACTTCTTGTGAAATTAATTCAACATTATTAG
- the LOC120086194 gene encoding jacalin-related lectin 3-like isoform X4, which produces MEVGLILMSYQSHLQPFKTKISTHHGTVHHNQSNLLILKNLSSQSQPYAFLSFSQSQYFAVASLQRMEDEVVVKIGIQGCEEVARRWDDGAHSTVRQIVINHEKCIYSVNIEYDNNGESIWKPKHGGNKGSTSKVVLEYPNEYLISIHGYYSDIGKIMEKRAATPTTVIRSLTLESNTKTYGPFGMEEGTKFSFPIMEAKIVGFHGSSGWFLDAIGIYVQPISQSLQAQHKSEVEVETEIEQFSLGEYGGEGGEPWSECFQAIKQLVIHNDEHWIISIQMEYLDENGNFVWSHKHGGEGGSASQLVALKLLALTRRVGELRRRRCIEEKKSEKKMT; this is translated from the exons ATGGAAGTGGGTCTTATTTTGATGAGCTATCAATCTCATCTCCAACcattcaaaactaaaatttctACCCACCACGGCACCGTACATCACAATCAATCCAATTTATTAATCCTAAAAAATCTCTCCTCTCAGTCTCAACCTTATGCTTTCTTATCCTTCTCACAATCGCAGTATTTTGCAGTGGCTAGTCTACAGAGAATG GAAGATGAGGTGGTGGTGAAGATTGGGATTCAAGGGTGCGAAGAGGTCGCCCGTCGTTGGGATGACGGAGCTCATTCCACCGTCAGACAGATTGTGATTAATCATGAAAAGTGTATCTACTCGGTGAACATCGAGTATGACAACAATGGGGAATCAATTTGGAAGCCCAAGCATGGGGGAAACAAGGGTTCTACTTCCAAG GTTGTTTTAGAATATCCAAACGAGTACCTGATCTCAATCCATGGCTACTACAGCGACATAGGGAAGATAATGGAGAAGAGAGCTGCAACTCCAACCACAGTGATTCGATCGCTAACTCTGGAAAGTAATACAAAAACTTACGGACCATTTGGGATGGAAGAAGGAACCAAATTTTCATTCCCAATCATGGAGGCAAAGATCGTTGGATTCCATGGCAGTTCTGGTTGGTTTCTCGATGCAATTGGGATCTACGTACAACCAATCTCTCAGTCGCTGCAAGCTCAACATAAATCTGAAGTTGAAGTTGAAACTGAGATTGAGCAATTTAGTTTGGGAGAATATGGTGGTGAAGGTGGGGAACCATGGAGTGAGTGTTTTCAAGCAATCAAACAGTTGGTGATTCATAATGATGAACATTGGATTATTTCTATCCAAATGGAATATTTGGATGAGAATGGAAACTTTGTTTGGTCTCACAAGCATGGTGGAGAGGGTGGTTCTGCATCCCAG CTGGTCGCATTGAAACTGCTCGCATTGACTCGTCGTGTCGGagaattaagaagaagaagatgtatAGAGGAGAAGAAGTCGGAGAAGAAGATGACCTAA
- the LOC120086194 gene encoding jacalin-related lectin 3-like isoform X2: MEVGLILMSYQSHLQPFKTKISTHHGTVHHNQSNLLILKNLSSQSQPYAFLSFSQSQYFAVASLQRMEDEVVVKIGIQGCEEVARRWDDGAHSTVRQIVINHEKCIYSVNIEYDNNGESIWKPKHGGNKGSTSKVVLEYPNEYLISIHGYYSDIGKIMEKRAATPTTVIRSLTLESNTKTYGPFGMEEGTKFSFPIMEAKIVGFHGSSGWFLDAIGIYVQPISQSLQAQHKSEVEVETEIEQFSLGEYGGEGGEPWSECFQAIKQLVIHNDEHWIISIQMEYLDENGNFVWSHKHGGEGGSASQLMQEAVANAEARLSQRQLHAGNLSIAEANIYVQRIDVAAINRMRPSHRSCNCQANAVIAERLRLTILVG, from the exons ATGGAAGTGGGTCTTATTTTGATGAGCTATCAATCTCATCTCCAACcattcaaaactaaaatttctACCCACCACGGCACCGTACATCACAATCAATCCAATTTATTAATCCTAAAAAATCTCTCCTCTCAGTCTCAACCTTATGCTTTCTTATCCTTCTCACAATCGCAGTATTTTGCAGTGGCTAGTCTACAGAGAATG GAAGATGAGGTGGTGGTGAAGATTGGGATTCAAGGGTGCGAAGAGGTCGCCCGTCGTTGGGATGACGGAGCTCATTCCACCGTCAGACAGATTGTGATTAATCATGAAAAGTGTATCTACTCGGTGAACATCGAGTATGACAACAATGGGGAATCAATTTGGAAGCCCAAGCATGGGGGAAACAAGGGTTCTACTTCCAAG GTTGTTTTAGAATATCCAAACGAGTACCTGATCTCAATCCATGGCTACTACAGCGACATAGGGAAGATAATGGAGAAGAGAGCTGCAACTCCAACCACAGTGATTCGATCGCTAACTCTGGAAAGTAATACAAAAACTTACGGACCATTTGGGATGGAAGAAGGAACCAAATTTTCATTCCCAATCATGGAGGCAAAGATCGTTGGATTCCATGGCAGTTCTGGTTGGTTTCTCGATGCAATTGGGATCTACGTACAACCAATCTCTCAGTCGCTGCAAGCTCAACATAAATCTGAAGTTGAAGTTGAAACTGAGATTGAGCAATTTAGTTTGGGAGAATATGGTGGTGAAGGTGGGGAACCATGGAGTGAGTGTTTTCAAGCAATCAAACAGTTGGTGATTCATAATGATGAACATTGGATTATTTCTATCCAAATGGAATATTTGGATGAGAATGGAAACTTTGTTTGGTCTCACAAGCATGGTGGAGAGGGTGGTTCTGCATCCCAG ctaatgcaggaagcaGTCGCAAATgcggaagccaggctatcgcaaagacaaCTGCATgcggggaatctctccatcgcagaGGCGAACATATACGTTCAACGCAtagatgttgcggccattaaccgcatgcgtccatcgcatcgAAGTTGCAActgtcaagcgaatgcggtcatcgcagagAGATTGCGACTAACCATACTAGTGGGATGa
- the LOC120086194 gene encoding jacalin-related lectin 3-like isoform X3 codes for MEVGLILMSYQSHLQPFKTKISTHHGTVHHNQSNLLILKNLSSQSQPYAFLSFSQSQYFAVASLQRMEDEVVVKIGIQGCEEVARRWDDGAHSTVRQIVINHEKCIYSVNIEYDNNGESIWKPKHGGNKGSTSKVVLEYPNEYLISIHGYYSDIGKIMEKRAATPTTVIRSLTLESNTKTYGPFGMEEGTKFSFPIMEAKIVGFHGSSGWFLDAIGIYVQPISQSLQAQHKSEVEVETEIEQFSLGEYGGEGGEPWSECFQAIKQLVIHNDEHWIISIQMEYLDENGNFVWSHKHGGEGGSASQEAVANAEARLSQRQLHAGNLSIAEANIYVQRIDVAAINRMRPSHRSCNCQANAVIAERLRLTILVG; via the exons ATGGAAGTGGGTCTTATTTTGATGAGCTATCAATCTCATCTCCAACcattcaaaactaaaatttctACCCACCACGGCACCGTACATCACAATCAATCCAATTTATTAATCCTAAAAAATCTCTCCTCTCAGTCTCAACCTTATGCTTTCTTATCCTTCTCACAATCGCAGTATTTTGCAGTGGCTAGTCTACAGAGAATG GAAGATGAGGTGGTGGTGAAGATTGGGATTCAAGGGTGCGAAGAGGTCGCCCGTCGTTGGGATGACGGAGCTCATTCCACCGTCAGACAGATTGTGATTAATCATGAAAAGTGTATCTACTCGGTGAACATCGAGTATGACAACAATGGGGAATCAATTTGGAAGCCCAAGCATGGGGGAAACAAGGGTTCTACTTCCAAG GTTGTTTTAGAATATCCAAACGAGTACCTGATCTCAATCCATGGCTACTACAGCGACATAGGGAAGATAATGGAGAAGAGAGCTGCAACTCCAACCACAGTGATTCGATCGCTAACTCTGGAAAGTAATACAAAAACTTACGGACCATTTGGGATGGAAGAAGGAACCAAATTTTCATTCCCAATCATGGAGGCAAAGATCGTTGGATTCCATGGCAGTTCTGGTTGGTTTCTCGATGCAATTGGGATCTACGTACAACCAATCTCTCAGTCGCTGCAAGCTCAACATAAATCTGAAGTTGAAGTTGAAACTGAGATTGAGCAATTTAGTTTGGGAGAATATGGTGGTGAAGGTGGGGAACCATGGAGTGAGTGTTTTCAAGCAATCAAACAGTTGGTGATTCATAATGATGAACATTGGATTATTTCTATCCAAATGGAATATTTGGATGAGAATGGAAACTTTGTTTGGTCTCACAAGCATGGTGGAGAGGGTGGTTCTGCATCCCAG gaagcaGTCGCAAATgcggaagccaggctatcgcaaagacaaCTGCATgcggggaatctctccatcgcagaGGCGAACATATACGTTCAACGCAtagatgttgcggccattaaccgcatgcgtccatcgcatcgAAGTTGCAActgtcaagcgaatgcggtcatcgcagagAGATTGCGACTAACCATACTAGTGGGATGa